ACGTCTCGAACTCAATGAACTACGGTTCAGGTTCGATTACGAAGTTCCAATATGCTTCGTATCTTGCCGCGGCGCTTTCATTCCTGATGATTCAGCAGCGCGACGCCGTTGGATTGGCGGAGTACGATACCGAATTGCGCACGTACTTGCCGCCGCGTTCCGTGCATTCGTACTTAAATGTGATATTGTCGCAGCTTGAAAAGACCGAGCCGTCCGCTCAAACTGACATCGGCAAAAATTTGCATCGTGTAGCCGAGCGAATTTCGAGACGCGGGTTAATTATTGTCCTTTCTGATTTGATGGATGAGCCCGAGCAGATTCTCTCGGGGTTAAGACACTTC
This region of bacterium genomic DNA includes:
- a CDS encoding VWA domain-containing protein; its protein translation is MEGLFKQYEEETNLKSYILLDVSNSMNYGSGSITKFQYASYLAAALSFLMIQQRDAVGLAEYDTELRTYLPPRSVHSYLNVILSQLEKTEPSAQTDIGKNLHRVAERISRRGLIIVLSDLMDEPEQILSGLRHF